A single window of Sinorhizobium fredii USDA 257 DNA harbors:
- the noeI gene encoding 2-O-methyltransferase NoeI: protein MEVGRYLKEGLLISLQQRLREFAEGIGKPTSSLKVHRQIVSLLEKPDPVILDIGCNDGSDARRFLQLRPKAQLFCFEPDPRAAARCRENMGPLDRMRLFEVAISDRNGRIDFHPSNGDAKEWDLSGSIRQPKNHLSEYQWVRFDGPISVETRRLDDWCSEAGLESIDLIWMDVQGAESDVIAGGKETLNNTRFIYTEYSDQELYEGQLPLRAILDLLPSFELVAQFPRGVEGDVLLRNTRL, encoded by the coding sequence ATGGAAGTAGGACGGTATCTTAAAGAAGGCCTGCTAATCTCTCTTCAGCAACGCCTTCGCGAATTTGCGGAGGGCATAGGAAAGCCAACGTCTTCCTTGAAGGTCCATCGACAGATCGTTTCGCTCCTTGAAAAGCCTGACCCCGTGATTCTGGACATCGGTTGCAATGATGGAAGCGATGCGCGACGCTTTCTCCAGCTTCGTCCGAAGGCCCAGCTTTTCTGCTTTGAGCCAGACCCCCGAGCCGCTGCTCGCTGTAGGGAAAACATGGGGCCTTTGGACAGGATGAGGCTATTTGAAGTCGCGATCAGTGATCGAAACGGCAGAATCGATTTCCACCCCAGTAATGGAGATGCAAAGGAATGGGATCTGTCAGGCTCAATACGCCAGCCCAAGAATCACCTTTCCGAATATCAGTGGGTCCGGTTTGACGGACCCATCTCAGTTGAGACTCGGAGACTGGACGATTGGTGCAGTGAGGCTGGCTTGGAGAGTATCGACCTGATCTGGATGGATGTGCAGGGGGCCGAGTCCGACGTCATCGCTGGCGGCAAAGAGACTCTAAACAATACGCGCTTCATCTACACTGAATATAGTGACCAGGAGCTGTATGAAGGTCAACTGCCCCTGCGCGCAATTCTTGACCTACTGCCTTCGTTCGAATTGGTGGCTCAGTTTCCACGCGGAGTGGAGGGTGACGTTTTGCTCAGAAACACGAGGCTTTAG
- the nodI gene encoding nodulation factor ABC transporter ATP-binding protein NodI: protein MQLLTRANVSSSPSRRPESNARKQKCHGHSNADNSLSCSKSDVAIELTNVSKSYGDKVVVDQLSFTITSGECFGLLGPNGAGKSTVSRLVLGLAPPDEGTITVLGEPVPARARLARSRIGVVPQFDTLDREFTARENLLVFGRYFGLRTRELEEAIPPLLDFARLESKADVPVAQLSGGMQRRLTLACALINDPQLLILDEPTTGLDPHARHLIWERLRSLLALGKTILLTTHFMEEADRLCDRLCVIEHGRKIVEGRPHALIDEQIGCDVIEIYGGNPRELTSVVGPYAQRVEVSGETLFCYSSDPEQVRLQLRGRTGLRLLQRPPNLEDVFLRLTGREMKD, encoded by the coding sequence TTGCAGCTATTGACTCGAGCAAATGTCTCAAGCTCACCGTCGCGGCGGCCTGAGAGCAATGCACGCAAGCAGAAGTGCCACGGGCATAGCAATGCGGATAATTCGCTATCTTGCTCCAAATCAGATGTGGCAATCGAGCTTACCAACGTCAGTAAGTCTTATGGCGACAAAGTCGTTGTCGACCAACTGTCATTCACCATCACCTCAGGAGAATGTTTCGGCTTGCTGGGACCGAACGGTGCGGGCAAAAGCACGGTATCGCGTCTGGTTCTCGGCCTGGCACCGCCTGATGAAGGCACGATCACAGTGCTCGGAGAGCCGGTGCCAGCCCGCGCGCGTTTGGCGCGCAGCCGCATAGGGGTGGTTCCGCAATTCGACACACTTGATCGCGAGTTCACGGCGCGCGAGAACCTACTGGTGTTCGGACGTTACTTCGGCCTGCGTACTCGCGAGCTCGAGGAAGCCATTCCACCACTGCTCGATTTCGCTCGGCTCGAGAGCAAGGCGGATGTACCCGTGGCGCAATTATCCGGCGGTATGCAGAGACGGCTGACGCTGGCTTGTGCGCTGATCAACGACCCACAGCTCCTGATACTGGATGAGCCGACTACCGGCCTCGATCCGCATGCTCGCCACCTAATATGGGAACGGCTGCGGTCCTTGTTGGCGCTTGGCAAGACGATTCTACTGACTACCCACTTCATGGAAGAGGCGGACCGATTATGTGACCGCTTGTGTGTTATAGAGCACGGACGGAAGATCGTGGAAGGCCGCCCTCACGCGCTGATCGACGAGCAGATCGGGTGCGACGTGATTGAGATCTACGGCGGCAATCCGCGGGAGCTGACTTCAGTTGTCGGACCATATGCTCAGCGTGTCGAAGTGAGCGGTGAGACGCTGTTTTGCTATTCGTCCGATCCAGAACAGGTGCGCTTGCAATTGCGCGGGCGAACCGGTCTACGCCTATTGCAGCGTCCACCGAATCTTGAAGATGTGTTCTTGCGGTTGACCGGGCGCGAAATGAAGGACTGA
- the nodC gene encoding chitooligosaccharide synthase NodC, giving the protein MDLLGTTGAVAISLYAALSTAYKGMQAIYALPTNTTAASTPVTGSGAPPSVDVIVPCYNEDPRALSACLASIAKQDYAGELRVYVVDDGSGNRNAIIPVHDHYACDPRFRFILMPKNVGKRKAQIVAIRESSGDLVLNVDSDTTIAPDVVTKLALKMYSPAVGAAMGQLTASNRSDTWLTRLIDMEYWLACNEERAAQARFGAVMCCCGPCAMYRRSALLLLLDKYETQLFRGRPSDFGEDRHLTILMLNAGFRTEYVPDAIAATVVPNSMGAYLRQQLRWARSTFRDTLLALRLLPGLDRYLTLDVIGQNLGPLLLALSVLTGLAQLALTATVPWSTILMIASMTMVRCGVAAFRARELRFLGFSLHTLLNVALLLPLKAYALCTLSNSDWLSRGSPAAAPNGVKDSPEPHC; this is encoded by the coding sequence ATGGATCTGCTTGGCACGACCGGCGCCGTAGCCATCTCCTTGTATGCAGCACTCTCGACGGCTTACAAAGGCATGCAAGCTATATACGCTTTGCCAACAAACACCACAGCTGCGTCAACGCCCGTGACCGGCTCCGGTGCACCGCCGAGCGTGGATGTTATCGTCCCCTGCTACAATGAGGATCCGCGCGCGCTCTCGGCGTGCCTAGCTTCCATTGCAAAGCAAGACTACGCTGGAGAGTTGCGGGTCTACGTGGTTGACGACGGTTCTGGCAATCGCAACGCCATCATACCTGTACACGATCATTATGCGTGCGACCCGAGGTTCCGCTTTATCCTGATGCCAAAGAACGTCGGAAAGCGCAAGGCGCAGATTGTCGCAATACGGGAATCATCGGGAGATTTGGTGCTCAACGTTGACTCGGACACGACCATTGCGCCGGACGTAGTCACGAAACTTGCCCTGAAGATGTACAGTCCCGCGGTCGGCGCGGCGATGGGTCAGTTGACGGCCAGCAACCGCAGCGACACATGGCTGACGCGGTTGATCGACATGGAGTACTGGCTCGCCTGCAACGAGGAACGAGCAGCACAGGCTCGCTTTGGAGCCGTTATGTGTTGCTGCGGCCCGTGTGCCATGTACCGGCGGTCCGCACTCCTATTGCTGCTCGATAAATACGAGACGCAACTGTTTCGAGGCAGGCCAAGCGACTTCGGGGAAGACCGCCACCTCACAATCCTCATGCTGAATGCAGGCTTTCGAACCGAGTACGTTCCGGACGCCATCGCGGCGACGGTCGTTCCAAACTCGATGGGGGCCTATCTGCGCCAACAACTGCGCTGGGCACGCAGCACGTTTCGCGACACATTGCTCGCGCTCCGCCTACTGCCGGGCCTTGATCGCTATCTTACGCTGGACGTGATCGGACAGAATCTTGGTCCGCTGCTCCTAGCCCTCTCGGTCCTGACGGGGCTAGCACAGCTCGCTCTGACGGCCACAGTGCCTTGGTCGACGATCCTGATGATTGCATCTATGACAATGGTCCGCTGCGGCGTGGCGGCGTTTCGAGCGCGAGAGCTGCGATTCCTTGGGTTTTCGCTGCACACCCTCCTCAACGTCGCTCTCCTGCTCCCCCTCAAAGCATATGCGTTGTGCACGTTGAGCAACAGCGACTGGCTGTCGCGTGGTTCCCCGGCTGCCGCACCCAACGGCGTAAAGGATTCTCCTGAACCCCATTGCTAA
- the nodB gene encoding chitooligosaccharide deacetylase NodB, giving the protein MKQLDYLRTVPRSGTGAPSVYLTFDDGPNPVFTPEVLDVLAEHRVPATFFVIGAYAKDRPQLIRRMVAQGHEVANHTMTHPDLSACGRRDVERQVLEANRAIRMACPEASVRHIRAPYGIWSDDVLTTSANAGLAAVHWSVDPRDWSRPGIDAIVDAVLASVRPGSIILLHDGCPPDELANTDASFRDQTVAALSRLIPALHDRGFIIRSLPQNH; this is encoded by the coding sequence ATGAAACAGCTTGACTATCTCCGGACAGTGCCCAGAAGCGGCACTGGGGCCCCGAGCGTCTACCTGACCTTCGACGACGGTCCTAACCCGGTTTTTACCCCTGAGGTCCTCGATGTGCTGGCCGAACACCGTGTCCCGGCGACTTTCTTCGTCATCGGGGCTTATGCTAAGGACCGGCCGCAACTCATCCGACGCATGGTTGCGCAAGGGCACGAGGTCGCCAACCATACAATGACCCATCCGGACCTGTCTGCCTGCGGACGTCGGGACGTGGAACGCCAAGTACTCGAGGCGAACAGGGCCATCAGGATGGCCTGCCCCGAGGCTTCGGTGCGGCACATACGTGCGCCTTACGGAATTTGGAGCGATGACGTGCTGACAACATCGGCAAACGCTGGACTGGCGGCTGTGCACTGGTCTGTGGACCCGCGGGACTGGTCCCGCCCCGGTATCGACGCAATCGTCGATGCGGTACTCGCCTCGGTCCGGCCCGGTTCAATCATTCTCCTGCACGATGGGTGCCCTCCCGACGAGTTGGCGAACACTGACGCCAGTTTTCGCGACCAGACGGTGGCGGCGTTGTCTCGTCTCATCCCTGCCTTGCACGACCGCGGATTTATAATCCGCTCGCTTCCTCAGAATCATTAA
- the nodA gene encoding nodulation N-acyltransferase NodA, with product MRPQMRWKLCWENELELSDHTELAEFFRKTYGPTGTFNARPFEGGHSWAGARPEFRVIGYDAHGVAAHMGLLRRFIRVGDADLLVAELGLWGVRPDLEGLGLNHSIRVMYPVLQQLGVPFAFGAVRHALYKLVGRLCRNGLGTIVAGVRVRSTLSDVYLNLPPTRTEDVLVVVFPIGRPMSEWPSGTLIERNGPEL from the coding sequence ATGCGTCCTCAGATGCGGTGGAAACTGTGCTGGGAAAATGAGCTGGAGCTCTCCGACCACACTGAACTCGCTGAGTTCTTCCGGAAGACCTATGGACCGACCGGGACGTTCAACGCAAGACCATTTGAAGGTGGGCACAGTTGGGCCGGAGCAAGGCCGGAGTTCCGTGTAATCGGCTACGACGCTCACGGAGTGGCTGCTCACATGGGGCTGTTGCGCCGCTTTATCAGGGTGGGCGATGCCGATCTGTTGGTGGCGGAACTGGGTTTGTGGGGGGTTCGCCCGGACCTCGAAGGACTCGGGCTCAACCACTCCATCCGCGTCATGTATCCGGTGCTGCAGCAGCTTGGCGTTCCGTTCGCATTTGGCGCCGTTCGACACGCGCTGTACAAGCTTGTGGGCAGACTCTGCCGAAACGGTCTCGGTACAATTGTGGCTGGCGTTCGCGTGCGGTCCACCCTTTCAGATGTCTATCTCAACCTGCCGCCAACGCGCACTGAAGACGTACTCGTTGTGGTCTTTCCGATTGGACGTCCAATGAGCGAATGGCCATCCGGCACACTGATCGAACGAAACGGTCCGGAACTATGA